A window of the Echeneis naucrates chromosome 3, fEcheNa1.1, whole genome shotgun sequence genome harbors these coding sequences:
- the lin7c gene encoding protein lin-7 homolog C isoform X2 codes for MASLGEPVRLERDINRAIELLDKLQRTGEVPPQKLQALQRVLQSEFCNAVREVYEHVYETVDINSSPEVRANATAKSVEGEHHEKAVELLKAAQGTVKLVVRYTPKVLEEMESRFEKMRSAKRRQQNNYPQ; via the exons ATGGCATCGCTCGGGGAGCCCGTACGGCTGGAGAGAG ACATTAACCGGGCTATTGAGCTGCTCGATAAACTCCAGAGGACAGGGGAGGTGCCTCCCCAGAAGCTGCAGGCTCTTCAGAGGGTGCTACAGAGTGAATTCTGTAATGCTGTCAGAGAA GTCTACGAACATGTCTATGAAACGGTGGACATCAACAGCAGCCCTGAGGTCAGGGCCAACGCCACAGCTAAG agTGTTGAAGGTGAGCACCATGAAAAAGCTGTGGAACTTCTCAAAGCAGCTCAGGGCACAGTGAAGCTGGTAGTAAGGTACACCCCCAAAGTCCTGGAGGAAATGGAGTCACGCTTTGAGAAAATGAGGTCAGCGAAGCGCCGACAACAGAACAACTATCCCCAGTAG
- the lin7c gene encoding protein lin-7 homolog C isoform X1 translates to MASLGEPVRLERDINRAIELLDKLQRTGEVPPQKLQALQRVLQSEFCNAVREVYEHVYETVDINSSPEVRANATAKATVAAFAASEGHSHPRVVELPKTEEGLGFNIMGGKEQNSPIYISRIIPGGIADRHGGLKRGDQLLSVNGVSVEGEHHEKAVELLKAAQGTVKLVVRYTPKVLEEMESRFEKMRSAKRRQQNNYPQ, encoded by the exons ATGGCATCGCTCGGGGAGCCCGTACGGCTGGAGAGAG ACATTAACCGGGCTATTGAGCTGCTCGATAAACTCCAGAGGACAGGGGAGGTGCCTCCCCAGAAGCTGCAGGCTCTTCAGAGGGTGCTACAGAGTGAATTCTGTAATGCTGTCAGAGAA GTCTACGAACATGTCTATGAAACGGTGGACATCAACAGCAGCCCTGAGGTCAGGGCCAACGCCACAGCTAAG GCTACTGTGGCAGCCTTTGCAGCAAGTGAAGGGCATTCGCACCCTCGTGTCGTGGAACTGCCCAAGACAGAGGAAGGTTTGGGTTTCAACATAATGGGTGGAAAGGAGCAAAACTCACCTATTTACATCTCAAGGATCATCCCAGGAGGTATCGCCGACCGTCATGGAGGCTTGAAGAGAGGCGACCAGCTTCTGTCTGTTAATGGAGTG agTGTTGAAGGTGAGCACCATGAAAAAGCTGTGGAACTTCTCAAAGCAGCTCAGGGCACAGTGAAGCTGGTAGTAAGGTACACCCCCAAAGTCCTGGAGGAAATGGAGTCACGCTTTGAGAAAATGAGGTCAGCGAAGCGCCGACAACAGAACAACTATCCCCAGTAG
- the bdnf gene encoding neurotrophic factor BDNF precursor form: MTILFLTMVISYFSCMRAVPLRDAPGMRGHRTEGYLGPAVAAARGHGTPQNGGGPGQRGELPSLTDTFEQMIEELLEVEEEAAQLGQGADKSQEGGGPSSVVTSETKDVDLYDSRVMISNQVPLEPPLLFLLEEYKNYLDAANMSMRVRRHSDPSRRGELSVCDSISQWVTAVDKKTAIDMSGQTVTVMEKVPVPNGQLKQYFYETKCNPMGYTKEGCRGIDKRHYNSQCRTTQSYVRALTMDSKKKIGWRFIRIDTSCVCTLTIKRGR; encoded by the coding sequence ATGACCATCCTGTTCCTTACTATGGTTATTTCATACTTCAGTTGCATGAGAGCTGTGCCCCTGAGAGACGCCCCTGGTATGCGGGGCCATCGGACAGAAGGCTACTTGGGCCCTGCTGTGGCGGCCGCACGAGGCCATGGGACTCCACAAAATGGTGGTGGGCCAGGCCAGCGCGGGGAACTGCCCTCACTCACAGACACGTTTGAGCAGATGATTGAGGAGCtactggaggtggaggaagaggcgGCACAGCTGGGACAGGGGGCTGATAAGAGCCAGGAAGGTGGGGGCCCATCCTCTGTGGTCACCTCAGAGACCAAGGATGTTGACCTGTACGACTCGCGGGTGATGATCAGCAACCAAGTGCCTTTGGAGCCGCCCTTGCTCTTTCTTCTGGAGGAATACAAAAACTATCTGGATGCCGCTAATATGTCCATGAGGGTGCGACGACACTCCGATCCTTCACGGCGTGGagagctcagtgtgtgtgacagtatTAGCCAGTGGGTGACAGCTGTGGATAAAAAGACGGCAATAGACATGTCTGGGCAGACAGTTACCGTCATGGAAAAGGTCCCTGTCCCCAATGGCCAACTGAAGCAATACTTTTACGAGACCAAATGCAACCCCATGGGGTACACGAAGGAAGGCTGCAGAGGAATAGACAAGCGGCATTACAATTCCCAATGCAGGACAACCCAGTCCTACGTGCGAGCGCTTACCATGGatagcaaaaagaaaattggCTGGCGGTTTATAAGGATAGACACTTCATGTGTATGCACATTGACCATTAAAAGAGGGAGATAG